A genome region from Pseudomonas helmanticensis includes the following:
- a CDS encoding substrate-binding domain-containing protein, with protein MHGSIKQFARHCLAAAVLSTLALGAQAKALPGAPAPFDKGQVQIALVGYLFSGDFPEAYLRGVEKQTEALGANLRVFDARQQAASQGEMIDQAADLGVDGIIVQLGLAETLKGPIDRAIAKGIKVVAFDVDLNTPQVTQVEQDHHALARLALDQAVKDNGTRFDAGYVYISGFTPMERRDEIWSQVKQANPGIIEKARFGTLNPPIANSVADQASAVLRANPGISVIFAPFDEFAKGAKIAVDEAGLARKVKIYSADISTADIQIMKEPDSAWAATAAVNPQVAGAISVRSLAMLIAGENPGHQVLVPPTLITRQQLLDLDVKNVRDLAQKLPAFGDTANVARAPWIPVAN; from the coding sequence ATGCACGGTTCAATCAAACAGTTTGCCCGCCATTGCCTCGCGGCGGCGGTGCTTTCGACGTTGGCGCTGGGCGCGCAAGCCAAGGCATTGCCTGGCGCACCGGCGCCGTTCGATAAAGGTCAGGTGCAGATTGCGCTGGTGGGTTATCTGTTTTCCGGGGACTTTCCCGAGGCGTATCTGCGCGGCGTGGAAAAACAGACTGAAGCGTTGGGTGCGAACTTGCGCGTGTTCGATGCGCGGCAGCAGGCGGCGAGTCAGGGCGAGATGATCGATCAGGCGGCCGATCTCGGTGTCGACGGGATCATCGTGCAATTGGGTCTGGCGGAAACCCTCAAAGGGCCGATTGACCGGGCCATCGCCAAAGGCATCAAGGTCGTCGCCTTCGATGTCGATCTGAACACGCCGCAAGTGACGCAAGTCGAGCAGGATCACCATGCCTTGGCGCGTCTGGCACTGGATCAAGCGGTGAAGGACAACGGCACGCGTTTCGATGCCGGTTATGTGTACATCAGCGGTTTCACGCCGATGGAGCGCCGTGACGAGATCTGGAGTCAGGTCAAGCAGGCCAACCCGGGAATCATCGAGAAGGCACGGTTCGGCACACTGAATCCGCCGATTGCCAACTCGGTGGCGGATCAGGCCAGTGCGGTGCTGCGGGCGAATCCGGGGATCAGCGTGATTTTTGCGCCGTTCGACGAGTTTGCCAAAGGCGCGAAGATTGCCGTGGACGAAGCCGGGCTGGCGCGCAAGGTGAAAATTTACAGCGCCGATATTTCCACGGCCGACATCCAGATCATGAAAGAGCCGGACAGCGCCTGGGCCGCGACGGCAGCGGTCAATCCGCAAGTGGCCGGGGCGATCAGTGTGCGCAGTCTGGCGATGTTGATTGCCGGGGAAAACCCTGGCCATCAGGTGCTGGTGCCGCCGACGTTGATCACTCGCCAGCAACTGCTGGACCTGGACGTGAAAAATGTCCGCGACCTCGCGCAGAAACTCCCGGCCTTCGGCGACACCGCCAACGTCGCGCGGGCGCCATGGATTCCCGTGGCTAACTAA
- a CDS encoding sulfite oxidase-like oxidoreductase, translated as MHNKAARLRKSRLPSADPLFGARLPPGQVLTERFPILHEGAVPQYDLADWSLRLFGTLEQSIKLRYADLLAMPQRQLQCDIHCVTRWSKFDTQWSGVHLQDLLQVLKIQPKSAFVMAHADHDYQTNLRLDDLLHPDSLLATHYHGQPLTAQHGWPLRLVVAGRYFWKSAKWLRGLEFVEHEQPGFWEQNGFHLHADPFAEQRFSGDELDIAEDAWRDKEFD; from the coding sequence ATGCACAACAAGGCTGCGCGCCTGCGCAAAAGCCGTTTGCCGAGTGCCGATCCGCTGTTCGGCGCACGACTGCCGCCGGGGCAAGTGCTGACGGAGCGCTTTCCGATTCTGCACGAAGGCGCAGTGCCGCAATACGATCTTGCTGATTGGTCGCTACGCCTGTTTGGCACGCTCGAACAGTCGATCAAGTTGCGTTATGCCGACCTGCTGGCAATGCCGCAACGGCAGTTGCAATGCGACATTCATTGCGTCACGCGCTGGTCGAAGTTCGACACCCAATGGAGTGGGGTGCATCTGCAGGATCTGTTGCAAGTACTGAAAATCCAGCCCAAGTCAGCCTTCGTCATGGCCCACGCTGACCACGATTACCAGACCAATCTGCGACTCGACGATCTGTTGCACCCGGACAGCCTGTTGGCCACCCATTACCACGGCCAACCGCTGACCGCGCAACACGGCTGGCCGTTGCGTCTGGTGGTCGCCGGCCGGTATTTCTGGAAGAGCGCAAAATGGTTGCGCGGTCTTGAATTTGTCGAGCATGAACAACCGGGTTTCTGGGAGCAGAACGGCTTTCACCTGCACGCCGATCCGTTTGCCGAACAGCGTTTCAGCGGTGATGAACTGGACATTGCCGAAGATGCCTGGCGGGACAAAGAGTTCGACTAA
- a CDS encoding transposase, whose protein sequence is MAMPVSVVKPIVGVDVAKNELVIYQAELDLLETISNDKTAIKKWLKALPAPVDLAIESTNIYHLAFADLAHEAGCTIYMVDGYALSHYRIGVKVRAKTDALDAKLLARYLKNEYEELHPWIPPSPLYRRLLSLFRRRAALVQARVGLVQSWANEPLLKSAFAEQVASMQRLETLVEKMINDQLKEAGLLADLKRCTKVEGIGFLTGARLIATFQRGDFKNADAFIAFLGMDLRVSQSGQKDGRRSLTKRGDPEARRLLHNAAMSASRTPAWKSFYEEQRNRGFSTTQALVILARKLARVVFALLKGQSEYQPKGG, encoded by the coding sequence ATGGCAATGCCGGTTTCTGTCGTAAAGCCTATTGTGGGCGTGGATGTTGCCAAGAATGAACTGGTCATCTATCAGGCCGAGCTGGATCTGCTCGAGACTATTTCCAATGACAAGACAGCCATCAAAAAATGGCTGAAAGCCTTGCCTGCACCTGTTGATTTGGCTATCGAATCGACCAACATCTATCACCTGGCGTTCGCCGATCTGGCCCATGAAGCCGGGTGCACGATTTACATGGTCGATGGCTACGCGTTGAGTCATTACCGAATAGGGGTGAAAGTTCGCGCCAAAACCGATGCGCTGGACGCCAAGCTGCTCGCTCGTTATCTAAAAAACGAATACGAAGAGCTTCATCCTTGGATCCCGCCATCGCCTTTATATCGCCGCCTTCTGAGCCTTTTCCGCCGTCGTGCAGCGCTGGTTCAGGCACGGGTTGGTCTGGTGCAAAGCTGGGCGAATGAACCGCTGCTCAAAAGCGCGTTTGCTGAGCAAGTGGCCTCAATGCAGAGGCTCGAAACATTGGTCGAGAAGATGATCAACGATCAATTAAAAGAGGCTGGGCTGCTCGCAGATCTGAAGCGCTGCACAAAAGTTGAAGGTATTGGTTTTTTGACCGGAGCCCGTTTGATCGCAACATTTCAGCGGGGCGACTTCAAAAACGCGGATGCATTTATTGCGTTTTTGGGGATGGATTTGCGCGTGTCGCAGTCAGGACAAAAGGACGGTCGCCGGAGCCTGACCAAACGCGGAGACCCAGAGGCCCGGCGACTGCTCCATAACGCAGCCATGTCGGCCAGCCGTACACCGGCTTGGAAAAGCTTCTACGAGGAGCAAAGAAACCGTGGGTTCAGTACGACACAGGCGCTGGTGATATTGGCTCGCAAGCTTGCGCGAGTGGTATTCGCGCTGCTGAAGGGGCAAAGCGAATACCAGCCGAAGGGAGGTTGA
- a CDS encoding TonB-dependent receptor plug domain-containing protein has product MHYRSRSLLAAAVVTAIWQLPVNAEEAAASAEDESRLGTVLVTGTRGTSRTVLDSPVPVDVLTAEDLKTAGAADGELGAALQTLLPSFSLPRQSNSGGADHVRAAQLRGMSPDQVLVLVNGKRRHTSAVVNDSSKIGRGTAPVDFNSIPISAIKRIEVLRDGAGAQYGSDAIAGVINIILDDAPEGGEVSTSYGAYHTHQDAIGKTTTDGQNSVTTAKIGTRLGEEGGFIRGGTEYKDRNPTNRAGFDGFADTPGQRNYVMGDGLARDVNLWFNSELPLAGGKAYSFGTYNQRHTTGAEFYRYPYEQPQFYPNGYLPQSLGDNKDVSATAGFKGMIGDDWDFDSSVTHGRNRFEGSTRRTLNVSLGEDSPTRFDTGDYELRQTTSNLDFSRELRLGERSFVLAVGGEYRYENYLTYAGDEASYIGSGADGANGLRPSEESDLDRNVFGTYAELSGDLTDRFFVDGATRWEHYDDAGSKLTGKLSGRYKLTDQWALRGAVSNNFRAPSLAQSGFQNTTSNFGDGGTLTDIRVLSVNDPIARALGAEKLDPETSKNFSLGLTFQLNERFDASLDVFRIDVKDRITLSQRIGSDALESYINDNFGVAGVHDVNFFTNAADTSTHGAELVLNYHQPFYDGQLGLTTAYTYNHTKVTSTKGTPSQLTALGIGNDALVGVEETNTLTDAAPKDRLIFSANWASEHWGLLGRLTRQGETTRVFDFGDSQPEQTYGAVWQLDAEVSYKFTPKFNIAVGGNNLTDNYPERSGSAINYGGNLPYDVLSPIGTNGAYYYARATYGF; this is encoded by the coding sequence ATGCATTACCGTTCCCGTTCATTACTGGCCGCTGCTGTTGTAACTGCCATCTGGCAACTTCCCGTCAACGCCGAAGAAGCAGCCGCCAGTGCAGAAGACGAATCGCGCCTCGGCACGGTGTTGGTGACCGGCACGCGCGGCACTTCGCGCACGGTGCTCGACTCGCCGGTGCCAGTCGATGTACTCACCGCCGAGGACCTGAAAACCGCCGGCGCCGCTGATGGCGAACTGGGCGCCGCGTTGCAGACGCTGTTGCCGTCCTTCAGCCTGCCGCGTCAATCCAACTCCGGCGGTGCCGACCATGTGCGTGCTGCGCAATTGCGCGGCATGAGCCCGGATCAGGTGCTGGTGCTGGTCAACGGCAAGCGTCGCCACACCTCGGCAGTGGTCAACGATTCGTCGAAAATCGGTCGCGGCACCGCGCCAGTGGATTTCAACTCGATCCCGATCAGCGCCATCAAACGCATCGAAGTGCTGCGGGACGGCGCCGGCGCGCAATACGGCTCCGACGCGATTGCCGGGGTGATCAACATCATCCTCGACGACGCGCCCGAGGGCGGCGAGGTCTCGACCAGTTATGGCGCCTATCACACCCATCAGGACGCGATTGGCAAGACCACCACCGACGGCCAGAACAGCGTGACCACCGCGAAGATCGGCACGCGGCTTGGCGAGGAGGGCGGCTTCATTCGTGGCGGCACCGAATACAAGGATCGCAACCCGACCAACCGCGCCGGTTTCGACGGTTTTGCCGACACCCCCGGCCAGCGCAACTACGTGATGGGCGACGGTCTCGCCCGCGACGTCAACTTATGGTTCAACAGTGAATTGCCGTTGGCGGGCGGCAAGGCTTACAGCTTCGGTACTTACAACCAGCGCCATACCACCGGCGCCGAGTTCTATCGCTATCCGTACGAGCAGCCGCAGTTCTACCCCAACGGCTACTTGCCGCAATCGCTCGGTGACAACAAGGATGTCTCCGCCACGGCCGGTTTCAAAGGCATGATCGGCGATGACTGGGACTTCGATAGCAGCGTCACCCACGGCCGCAACCGCTTCGAGGGTTCGACCCGACGCACCCTCAACGTCAGCCTCGGTGAAGACTCGCCGACCCGGTTCGATACCGGCGACTACGAACTGCGCCAGACCACCAGCAACCTCGATTTCAGCCGTGAACTGCGCCTCGGTGAGCGCTCGTTTGTGCTGGCCGTCGGCGGTGAATACCGCTACGAGAATTACCTGACCTACGCCGGCGACGAGGCCTCCTACATCGGCTCCGGCGCTGACGGCGCCAATGGCTTGCGGCCGAGCGAAGAGTCGGATCTGGACCGCAATGTGTTTGGCACTTACGCCGAATTGTCCGGCGACCTCACCGACCGTTTCTTCGTCGACGGCGCCACGCGCTGGGAGCATTACGACGATGCCGGCAGCAAGCTCACCGGCAAACTCAGCGGCCGCTACAAACTGACCGATCAGTGGGCGTTGCGCGGTGCGGTGTCGAACAACTTCCGTGCACCCTCGCTGGCGCAAAGCGGCTTCCAGAACACCACCAGCAACTTCGGCGATGGCGGCACGCTGACCGATATTCGCGTGCTCTCGGTCAACGACCCGATCGCCCGTGCCTTGGGTGCGGAGAAACTCGATCCGGAAACTTCGAAGAACTTCAGCCTCGGCCTGACTTTCCAGTTGAACGAACGCTTCGACGCGTCGCTGGACGTGTTCCGCATCGACGTCAAAGACCGCATCACCCTGTCGCAACGTATCGGCAGCGATGCCCTGGAAAGCTACATCAACGACAACTTCGGTGTCGCTGGTGTGCACGACGTCAACTTCTTCACCAACGCCGCCGACACCAGCACCCACGGCGCCGAACTGGTGCTCAACTACCATCAGCCGTTCTATGACGGGCAATTGGGCCTGACCACCGCGTACACCTACAACCACACCAAAGTCACCAGCACCAAAGGCACGCCGTCGCAACTGACCGCGCTGGGCATCGGCAATGATGCGCTGGTCGGTGTCGAGGAAACCAACACCCTGACCGACGCTGCACCGAAGGATCGCTTGATCTTTTCCGCCAACTGGGCCAGCGAACATTGGGGCTTGCTCGGGCGTTTGACGCGTCAGGGCGAGACCACCCGCGTGTTCGATTTCGGCGACTCGCAACCTGAGCAAACCTATGGCGCGGTGTGGCAACTGGATGCTGAGGTGAGCTACAAATTCACCCCGAAATTCAATATTGCCGTGGGTGGCAACAACCTTACCGACAACTACCCGGAGCGCTCCGGTTCGGCGATCAACTACGGCGGCAACCTGCCGTATGACGTGCTCTCACCAATCGGCACCAATGGAGCCTATTACTACGCCCGCGCCACTTATGGCTTCTGA
- a CDS encoding APC family permease, with the protein MASDAGPGRHLPVFQALLITLGMVITTDILKTAPTVALNVGPEHFYLVWVLGGVASMIGALCFAEMATAFPHPGGDYHFLRMAYGERMGFLFAWSRFSVMHTGWIALSAFMFADYFNAVVPLGQYGSGLFAGAIIAALVLLNLTGKHIGFITQTLLVGLLALGFLSIASAGVWLQWQGIEPPVADVSVTPEHSGMAGFSAAMIFVFLAFGGWSDAATLSAEVRDGRRGIFIAMIGALAVLMSIYLALNWAFVAGLGFAGLAASNAPAVELLNRAFGAPGVMLILLMVGIAAIATINSTLLVGARTTYAAARDVPQLRSFGDWDDRHGVPRKALLAEGAVALLLVLFGSFTQSGFNTMVEYLTPVYWLFLSLSSVALIILRRRFPEVPRPVRVPLYPLLPLLFFGLCLYMLYSSVTVVGYGAFLGIAVLLVGALILAGLSRVASTPRQALRQTSD; encoded by the coding sequence ATGGCTTCTGACGCCGGGCCGGGACGGCATCTGCCGGTGTTTCAGGCGCTATTGATCACGCTGGGCATGGTGATCACCACCGACATCCTGAAAACCGCGCCGACCGTGGCACTTAACGTCGGGCCAGAACATTTCTACCTGGTGTGGGTGCTCGGCGGTGTGGCGTCGATGATCGGCGCGCTGTGTTTTGCCGAGATGGCCACGGCATTTCCGCATCCGGGTGGCGATTATCATTTTCTGCGCATGGCTTACGGCGAACGCATGGGATTCCTGTTCGCCTGGTCGCGGTTTTCGGTGATGCACACCGGATGGATCGCGTTGTCGGCGTTCATGTTTGCCGATTACTTCAACGCGGTGGTGCCGTTGGGGCAGTACGGCTCGGGGTTGTTTGCCGGGGCGATCATTGCCGCCCTGGTGCTGCTCAATCTCACGGGTAAACACATCGGTTTCATCACCCAGACATTGTTGGTGGGCTTGCTCGCGTTGGGTTTTCTGAGCATTGCCAGCGCCGGTGTCTGGCTGCAGTGGCAGGGCATCGAACCACCGGTAGCGGACGTATCGGTTACGCCGGAGCACAGCGGTATGGCCGGATTTTCGGCGGCGATGATTTTCGTGTTTCTGGCCTTTGGTGGCTGGAGCGACGCGGCAACATTATCGGCAGAAGTGCGCGACGGTCGACGGGGCATCTTCATCGCCATGATCGGAGCGCTGGCGGTGCTGATGAGCATCTATCTGGCGCTCAATTGGGCGTTCGTCGCCGGACTGGGATTCGCCGGACTGGCGGCGAGCAACGCGCCGGCAGTTGAGCTGCTGAACCGTGCATTCGGCGCGCCCGGGGTCATGCTGATTCTATTGATGGTCGGTATCGCCGCGATCGCCACTATCAACTCGACGTTGCTGGTCGGCGCCCGGACGACCTACGCAGCCGCCCGCGATGTGCCGCAATTGCGCAGTTTCGGCGACTGGGACGATCGTCACGGGGTGCCGCGCAAAGCCTTGCTCGCGGAAGGCGCGGTGGCGTTGTTGTTGGTGTTGTTCGGCAGTTTCACCCAGAGCGGTTTCAACACCATGGTCGAGTATCTGACCCCGGTGTACTGGCTGTTTCTGAGCTTGAGCAGCGTCGCGTTGATCATTCTGCGGCGGCGCTTTCCCGAGGTGCCGAGGCCGGTGCGGGTGCCGTTGTATCCGCTGTTGCCGCTGCTGTTTTTCGGGTTGTGCCTGTACATGCTGTATTCCAGCGTGACAGTGGTCGGCTATGGCGCGTTTCTGGGGATTGCCGTGTTGCTGGTGGGGGCGCTGATTCTGGCGGGGTTGAGCCGCGTGGCGTCGACGCCTCGGCAAGCTCTTCGACAGACTTCGGACTAG
- a CDS encoding DUF3574 domain-containing protein, with product MPQRLLLAALFVAVAGCTSPPPVSVHTHDPASSTLQGDAARPAQAQWLRTELYFSVGAIDGKEGAVSPARWREFLDKEVTPRFPDGFSVLDAYGQWRDKGAKEPERLSTKVIVILHENSAQRSSDIEAIRLAYKRITGDLSVLRLSQPAEVSF from the coding sequence ATGCCTCAACGTCTTTTACTGGCGGCACTGTTTGTCGCAGTCGCCGGTTGTACCAGCCCTCCTCCGGTTTCCGTTCACACCCATGATCCCGCCAGTTCAACGCTGCAAGGTGACGCCGCGCGTCCGGCGCAGGCGCAATGGCTGCGTACCGAATTGTACTTTTCGGTGGGTGCGATCGATGGCAAGGAAGGTGCGGTCAGCCCGGCGCGCTGGCGCGAATTTCTCGACAAGGAAGTCACGCCGCGTTTCCCGGATGGCTTCAGTGTGCTCGACGCGTATGGACAATGGCGTGATAAAGGCGCGAAAGAGCCCGAACGCTTGAGCACCAAGGTCATCGTGATCCTGCATGAGAATAGCGCGCAGCGTTCCAGCGACATCGAAGCGATTCGCCTGGCGTACAAACGCATCACCGGCGACTTGTCGGTGCTGCGTTTGTCGCAACCGGCCGAGGTGTCGTTCTAG
- a CDS encoding DUF3772 domain-containing protein, which translates to MRNSLKSLFSVVFVLLISSSPALWAAELPAPSVAAVAPLPVISQNDLQALQQRLDGLKQQISSANNYNQLEGPQDRVQAFILDVDKLSAALLPQQAQLAVQLSVLGAAPATEVAAEQADIVAQRASLAEQKSKIDASLKSLAALKQSAADLITQIAGIRRSLLESELTLGTHSVLSPHFWSPLVSPTPDDRQRWRFFIAQISETWATVWAPGQRFYTTFLVLLALVIWTFGRRLAERGLTWLCIHRVPEGRLRRSALAFASALATIVTTGLALQLLFYACTRHEPLTPVLETFSEEFEKAVYACVLITGLSRALLSTQHPSWRLPAIADPVALAMKPYPRILSGTLLVLVTLVQVSNSTGMSSQIVVAGRGVISIVVMVIVVSLLLRVGKVRKALVAANDASATGSTFSGVVYTIASISMLVSAIALLTGYISLSRFITYEVVWAYIVLSGFYLLIQVIKDGCEYAFSAKHASGKALKQLLGIGDRRLEQISILLSGFSRAALLLLAVIALFVGGIGTTLGQLATNIMAILGGAGLRKFNIVPAHLLNAVLALMIGIWLIRALRRWLDNEFLPKTDMDPGMCASLSTLFSNIGYAFVILMTLSSLGVQWTNLAWIVSALSVGIGFGLQEIVKNFVSGLILLTERPVKVGDLISISGVEGDIRRINVRATEIQLSDRSIVIVPNSQLISQNLRNVTLGGSAQGVASLELMFPLDIDPEEVKDLLLNTYRENETILDKPASFVRFSKLSPDGITLTVTGYVGSPRIVGVTKSDLLFEILKRLGAAGIALATPPPSSP; encoded by the coding sequence ATGCGCAACAGCTTGAAGTCGTTGTTTTCAGTGGTATTCGTCTTGCTCATCAGCAGCAGTCCGGCGCTGTGGGCCGCCGAATTGCCTGCGCCTTCGGTGGCCGCGGTCGCGCCGCTGCCGGTGATTTCACAAAACGACCTGCAAGCCTTGCAGCAGCGCCTCGACGGCCTCAAGCAGCAAATTTCCTCGGCAAACAATTACAACCAGCTCGAAGGCCCGCAGGATCGGGTGCAGGCGTTCATTCTCGATGTCGATAAATTGTCGGCGGCGTTGCTGCCGCAGCAGGCGCAGTTGGCCGTGCAGTTGAGTGTGTTGGGCGCGGCGCCGGCAACTGAGGTCGCGGCCGAGCAGGCGGATATCGTTGCGCAGCGGGCGTCGTTGGCGGAACAGAAGAGCAAGATCGACGCGTCGCTGAAGAGTCTGGCGGCGCTCAAGCAAAGCGCGGCGGATCTGATTACGCAGATCGCCGGTATCCGCCGCTCATTGCTCGAGAGCGAGTTGACCCTGGGCACCCACAGTGTGTTGAGCCCGCATTTCTGGTCGCCGCTGGTCAGTCCGACGCCGGACGATCGTCAGCGTTGGCGTTTTTTCATCGCCCAAATCAGCGAAACCTGGGCCACGGTCTGGGCGCCGGGGCAGCGTTTCTATACCACTTTCCTGGTGTTGTTGGCGCTGGTTATCTGGACGTTCGGACGCCGGCTGGCCGAGCGCGGGCTGACATGGCTATGCATTCATCGCGTGCCGGAGGGGCGTTTGCGTCGTAGTGCGCTGGCGTTTGCTTCGGCGCTGGCAACGATTGTTACAACGGGCCTTGCGCTGCAATTGCTGTTCTATGCCTGCACTCGCCACGAGCCGTTGACGCCGGTGCTGGAGACGTTTTCCGAGGAGTTCGAAAAAGCCGTTTATGCCTGTGTGCTGATCACCGGGCTGAGCCGCGCGTTGTTGTCGACCCAGCATCCGTCGTGGCGGCTGCCAGCGATTGCCGACCCCGTGGCGCTGGCGATGAAGCCGTATCCGCGCATTTTGTCCGGCACGCTGCTGGTGCTGGTGACGCTGGTGCAGGTGAGCAATTCCACCGGCATGAGCAGCCAGATTGTCGTGGCCGGGCGCGGCGTCATCTCGATTGTGGTCATGGTGATTGTCGTGTCGTTGCTGTTGCGCGTGGGCAAAGTGCGCAAGGCACTGGTCGCGGCGAACGATGCCTCGGCGACGGGCAGTACGTTTTCCGGCGTGGTGTACACCATCGCCAGTATTTCGATGTTGGTCTCGGCGATTGCCCTGCTCACCGGCTATATCTCGCTGAGCCGGTTCATCACCTATGAAGTGGTCTGGGCCTACATCGTGCTCTCGGGTTTCTACTTGCTGATCCAGGTGATCAAGGACGGCTGCGAGTACGCGTTTTCAGCCAAACATGCGAGCGGCAAAGCACTCAAGCAATTGCTCGGCATTGGCGATCGACGACTCGAGCAGATCTCGATTCTGTTGTCCGGGTTCAGCCGCGCAGCGCTGTTGCTGCTGGCGGTGATCGCGCTGTTTGTCGGCGGCATCGGCACCACGCTCGGGCAGTTGGCGACCAATATCATGGCGATCCTCGGCGGCGCCGGCTTGCGCAAGTTCAATATCGTCCCGGCGCACCTGCTCAATGCGGTGTTGGCGCTGATGATCGGCATCTGGCTGATCCGCGCCCTGCGCCGCTGGCTCGACAACGAGTTCCTGCCCAAGACCGACATGGACCCGGGCATGTGCGCGTCGCTCAGCACGCTGTTTTCCAATATCGGTTATGCCTTTGTGATCCTCATGACCCTGTCGTCGCTAGGCGTGCAGTGGACCAACCTGGCGTGGATCGTCAGTGCGCTGTCGGTGGGCATCGGTTTCGGTTTGCAGGAGATCGTGAAGAACTTTGTTTCCGGCCTGATTCTGCTGACCGAGCGCCCGGTGAAGGTCGGCGATCTGATCAGCATCAGCGGCGTCGAGGGCGACATCCGCCGGATCAACGTGCGTGCCACGGAAATCCAGCTCAGCGACCGCTCGATCGTGATCGTGCCGAATTCGCAACTGATCTCGCAGAACCTGCGCAACGTCACCCTCGGCGGTAGCGCTCAGGGGGTGGCGTCGCTGGAGTTGATGTTCCCGCTGGACATCGACCCCGAAGAGGTCAAGGACCTGCTGCTCAACACCTATCGCGAGAACGAAACCATCCTCGATAAACCTGCGTCGTTCGTGCGTTTCAGCAAACTGTCGCCGGACGGCATTACCCTGACGGTGACCGGTTATGTCGGCAGCCCGAGAATCGTCGGGGTGACCAAGAGTGACTTGCTGTTCGAGATTCTCAAGCGCCTCGGCGCAGCGGGAATCGCCCTCGCCACTCCCCCACCCAGCAGCCCCTGA
- a CDS encoding TolC family protein, whose protein sequence is MNSKCFCTGWSLVAGLAASMLALPSLAATLTLDEALRLAENNAPSLAAQDAKIQATSSAAIPAGELPDPKLLAGLQNYPIGGPDRWSVNDDFMTMQMVGVRQEMPNSDKRKARIEVASAVVDRATAERRVERLNVRQSTALAWISSYSVERKDALFQDFYAENRLLADTVRAQIAGGRAQPADAVTPRQEAAQLAEQQDDLIRQRTQARAALKRWIGAAANQQPVGSLPQWPVDPAKLSHQLQHHPELAAYGPMSEEAQARIREAEAEKKSDWSWELDYQHRDRQFGDMLSVQFSWDLPLFPDSRQNPKIAARQAQLSQLEAEREALSREHTEQLESQLADYERLNRAVQRNAQSLVPLAREKVALSMASYRAGKGDVNALVVARRELIEARLKQVDVEEQQALTRARLYFAYGEPSQ, encoded by the coding sequence ATGAACTCCAAGTGCTTTTGCACAGGTTGGTCCCTCGTGGCCGGCCTCGCGGCGAGCATGCTGGCTTTGCCGAGCCTGGCCGCCACGCTGACCCTCGACGAAGCATTACGGCTGGCCGAAAACAATGCGCCGTCGCTGGCCGCACAGGATGCAAAAATTCAGGCCACCAGCAGTGCGGCTATTCCAGCGGGTGAATTACCTGACCCGAAGTTGCTCGCAGGTTTGCAGAATTATCCTATTGGCGGTCCGGATCGCTGGAGCGTCAACGACGACTTCATGACCATGCAGATGGTCGGCGTCCGGCAGGAAATGCCCAACAGTGACAAGCGCAAGGCGCGCATCGAGGTGGCCAGCGCCGTCGTTGATCGCGCTACCGCCGAGCGCCGGGTCGAACGCTTGAACGTGCGCCAATCCACGGCGCTAGCGTGGATCAGCAGCTATTCGGTCGAGCGCAAAGACGCGCTGTTTCAGGATTTCTACGCGGAAAACCGCCTGCTGGCCGATACCGTCCGGGCGCAGATTGCGGGTGGTCGCGCGCAACCGGCCGATGCTGTGACTCCCCGGCAGGAAGCGGCGCAACTGGCAGAGCAGCAGGACGATTTGATTCGCCAGCGCACGCAAGCGCGCGCGGCGTTGAAACGCTGGATCGGTGCCGCTGCCAATCAACAGCCCGTGGGCAGCTTGCCGCAATGGCCGGTCGATCCTGCCAAGCTGTCCCATCAATTACAACACCACCCCGAGTTGGCGGCGTATGGGCCGATGAGCGAGGAGGCGCAAGCCAGGATTCGGGAGGCCGAGGCCGAGAAAAAATCCGACTGGAGTTGGGAGCTGGACTATCAGCACCGTGACCGTCAGTTCGGCGACATGCTCAGCGTGCAGTTTTCCTGGGACCTGCCACTGTTTCCGGACTCCCGCCAAAACCCAAAAATCGCCGCCCGGCAAGCGCAACTCAGCCAGCTGGAGGCCGAGCGCGAAGCCCTGTCACGCGAGCATACCGAGCAACTGGAAAGTCAGCTGGCTGACTACGAGCGCCTGAACCGGGCAGTCCAGCGCAATGCACAAAGTCTGGTGCCGCTGGCCAGGGAAAAAGTCGCACTGAGCATGGCCAGCTACCGCGCCGGTAAAGGCGATGTGAATGCGCTTGTCGTGGCCCGGCGTGAACTCATCGAAGCCCGACTGAAACAGGTCGACGTGGAAGAGCAGCAAGCGCTGACCCGTGCGCGACTCTACTTTGCCTACGGGGAGCCGAGCCAATGA